One region of Chlorobiota bacterium genomic DNA includes:
- a CDS encoding STAS domain-containing protein, which produces MKFTVEQTEPAIIVINGDVLGGADAMEFTSGVGELVRGGARRVVVDLNAVELMNSSGLGMLVGAAKTVRGAGGEFCVVGANQKILSLFKMTRLDAVFRTFATREDALA; this is translated from the coding sequence ATGAAATTCACGGTTGAACAGACGGAACCTGCGATTATCGTTATCAACGGCGATGTGCTTGGCGGTGCCGATGCCATGGAGTTCACCAGCGGCGTGGGGGAGTTGGTTCGTGGTGGTGCGCGCCGGGTGGTGGTGGACCTTAACGCCGTGGAGCTGATGAACAGCTCGGGGTTGGGAATGCTGGTGGGGGCCGCAAAAACCGTTCGCGGGGCTGGCGGGGAATTCTGCGTTGTTGGTGCCAACCAAAAAATTCTAAGCCTGTTCAAGATGACCCGCTTAGATGCCGTGTTCCGCACCTTCGCCACGCGCGAAGATGCGCTTGCCTAA
- a CDS encoding adenylosuccinate synthase — protein MSVKIIVGAQWGDEGKGKVVDLLTEQSDVVARYQGGANAGHTIVVDGKKYVLHLIPSGILHDGVTCVIGNGVVIDPVALMDEIRRLESLGISMSGRLKISHKAHLIMPYHKLLDQLQESDQKIGTTGRGIGPAYIDKYNRSGIRIVDLLDRTLLEAKLRRAIAEKNEWFRKVYDAPELDVEKTVAEYLEFDKQIDEYITDTTSYLNEAWRSGKRLLLEGAQGALLDVDHGTYPFVTSSSPTSGGACTGLGLPPTAITGVIGIVKAYSTRVGNGPFPTELHDEVGERLRSEGAEFGATTGRPRRCGWLDLFALRYSAMINGITEIVLTKLDVLNNFSEIGVCTGYQLDGRTLKYFPSECGSLERVDAQYQMLPGWNTSLEGCRTWEDLPAAARDYIKFIEEFVGAKVTYLGTGPGREQIVIR, from the coding sequence ATGAGCGTCAAAATTATCGTCGGTGCACAGTGGGGGGATGAGGGGAAGGGGAAAGTTGTGGATTTGCTAACCGAGCAATCGGACGTTGTTGCGCGGTATCAAGGGGGCGCAAACGCAGGGCATACCATTGTTGTGGATGGGAAAAAATATGTGCTCCATCTGATTCCTTCCGGCATCCTTCACGACGGTGTCACCTGCGTGATTGGCAACGGAGTGGTGATTGACCCGGTGGCGTTGATGGATGAAATCCGGCGGTTGGAGTCGCTGGGCATCTCCATGAGCGGGCGGCTGAAGATCAGCCACAAGGCGCATCTTATCATGCCGTACCACAAACTGCTGGACCAGCTTCAGGAAAGCGACCAGAAGATTGGAACCACCGGGCGGGGAATCGGCCCTGCCTACATTGACAAATACAACCGCTCCGGCATCCGCATTGTGGACCTGCTGGACCGGACGTTGTTGGAGGCCAAACTGCGCCGCGCCATTGCCGAAAAAAACGAATGGTTCCGCAAAGTCTATGATGCTCCGGAGTTAGATGTTGAGAAAACGGTGGCGGAATATCTAGAGTTCGATAAGCAGATAGATGAGTATATCACCGACACCACGTCGTATCTGAACGAAGCGTGGCGCAGCGGGAAACGGTTGCTGCTGGAAGGGGCGCAAGGGGCGTTGTTGGATGTTGACCACGGGACCTATCCGTTTGTCACCAGCTCCTCGCCAACCTCTGGCGGGGCCTGCACGGGGTTGGGATTGCCGCCAACGGCCATCACCGGGGTGATCGGGATCGTCAAGGCGTACAGCACCCGCGTTGGCAACGGGCCATTCCCCACCGAGCTACACGACGAGGTTGGGGAGCGTTTGCGGAGCGAGGGGGCGGAGTTCGGCGCAACCACTGGCCGCCCGCGCCGCTGCGGCTGGCTGGACCTGTTCGCGCTCCGCTATTCGGCCATGATTAACGGCATCACCGAGATCGTCCTGACGAAGCTGGACGTGCTGAATAATTTTTCGGAGATCGGCGTTTGCACCGGCTACCAACTGGACGGGCGGACGCTGAAGTATTTCCCCAGCGAATGTGGCAGCCTTGAACGGGTGGATGCCCAGTACCAGATGCTCCCCGGCTGGAACACCAGCTTAGAAGGTTGTCGCACGTGGGAGGATCTGCCCGCCGCCGCCCGCGATTACATCAAGTTCATCGAAGAGTTCGTTGGGGCAAAAGTGACCTATCTTGGCACCGGCCCCGGGCGTGAGCAGATCGTGATCCGGTAA
- the secF gene encoding protein translocase subunit SecF, translating into MQFFSNTHIDFIGKRRFFYWVSAAITVAGLIAAFIRGVEFGIDFEGGTEAAFKFAKVIPLDEIRTAVDNAGFKGSELKSYGGDDKVLIRVKQEAATVSTGEANKLARTLQEKIQSAFPGNTMTLLKVDNIGPKVGKEMRGKALLAVIVSVIAILLYITFRFEFLFGLGAVIALVHDVLVAFALAVIFNGVFGLNLEMNMGMLAAFLTVVGFSINDTVIIFDRIRENRKLHRGENLMMLMNRSINETLPRTINTSLTVALVLVILLLFSGEVLNGFAFTMLVGIITGTYSSIYIASAFVISVLVKQGKLDPRAERDFAEHTQRLIEETRQRKAAAVAR; encoded by the coding sequence ATGCAATTTTTCAGCAACACACATATTGACTTCATCGGCAAACGCCGGTTCTTCTACTGGGTCTCGGCAGCAATCACCGTTGCGGGGCTTATCGCGGCGTTTATCCGCGGCGTTGAGTTCGGCATTGACTTCGAGGGGGGAACCGAGGCTGCCTTCAAATTCGCAAAGGTTATTCCGCTTGATGAAATCCGCACCGCCGTGGATAACGCTGGCTTCAAAGGGTCGGAATTGAAATCGTACGGCGGCGACGACAAAGTGCTGATCCGTGTGAAGCAGGAAGCTGCCACTGTTAGCACAGGGGAAGCCAACAAGCTGGCGCGGACCCTGCAAGAAAAAATCCAGTCCGCCTTCCCTGGCAACACCATGACGCTGTTGAAGGTGGATAACATCGGCCCAAAAGTTGGCAAGGAGATGCGGGGCAAAGCGTTGCTTGCGGTGATCGTCTCGGTGATCGCCATCTTGCTGTACATCACCTTCCGGTTCGAGTTCCTGTTTGGGCTTGGCGCGGTGATCGCCCTTGTCCACGACGTTCTGGTGGCCTTCGCCCTTGCGGTGATTTTCAACGGAGTGTTTGGGCTGAACTTGGAGATGAACATGGGGATGCTGGCCGCGTTCCTGACGGTGGTTGGTTTCTCCATCAACGACACGGTGATCATCTTCGACCGTATCCGCGAGAACCGCAAGCTGCATCGCGGCGAAAACCTGATGATGTTGATGAACCGCTCCATCAACGAAACGCTTCCCCGCACCATCAACACCTCGTTGACGGTTGCGCTGGTGCTGGTGATCCTGTTGCTTTTCTCGGGCGAGGTTCTGAACGGCTTTGCGTTCACGATGTTGGTGGGCATTATCACCGGAACCTACTCCTCCATCTACATCGCCAGCGCGTTCGTTATCAGCGTGCTTGTGAAGCAAGGGAAGCTGGACCCACGTGCCGAGCGTGACTTTGCCGAGCACACGCAGCGCCTTATCGAAGAAACCCGCCAACGCAAAGCCGCAGCGGTGGCGCGGTAA
- a CDS encoding Dam family site-specific DNA-(adenine-N6)-methyltransferase, translating into MRVIVPPIKSQGIKTKLVSWIMDVAPKVLGAWIEPFLGTGVVAFNSGYKKAILNDSNPHIINFYKGIQQKVITASLMKQYLEKEGKLLSMADNNGYEHYLKIRSRFNSGEFSPYDFIFLSRAGFNGMMRFGSKGNWNIPFCKKPDRFTQAYITKITNQITAVDGVIQPEPNWIFYNKSFADIIPLATVRDLVYCDPPYFGRHTDYYNGWTEKDEETLFHLLSETKAKFILSTWHHNDWRKNEMIDKFWKKFNIITRDHFYHNGASMENRRTIVEALVCNFDIDTIAQHNHGVKSQSQAEQLTIPWNYSVGHNIP; encoded by the coding sequence ATGAGAGTGATTGTCCCTCCCATAAAAAGCCAAGGCATAAAAACCAAATTGGTTTCTTGGATTATGGACGTTGCGCCTAAAGTTTTAGGTGCATGGATAGAACCATTTCTTGGAACAGGTGTTGTGGCTTTTAATTCAGGGTATAAAAAGGCAATACTCAACGACTCAAACCCTCATATCATCAATTTTTATAAAGGCATTCAACAGAAGGTTATTACAGCCTCTTTAATGAAACAGTATCTGGAGAAAGAGGGGAAGCTGCTCAGCATGGCAGACAATAATGGATATGAGCATTATTTGAAAATCCGAAGCCGTTTTAATAGCGGTGAATTTTCACCATATGACTTTATTTTTTTATCAAGAGCGGGTTTTAATGGGATGATGCGTTTTGGAAGCAAGGGCAATTGGAATATCCCGTTTTGCAAAAAGCCAGATCGCTTTACTCAAGCGTACATTACAAAAATTACTAACCAAATAACGGCGGTAGATGGCGTTATCCAACCTGAACCTAATTGGATATTTTATAATAAATCTTTCGCAGACATCATTCCTCTTGCAACAGTGCGCGACCTTGTTTACTGTGACCCACCGTACTTCGGTCGGCACACTGATTACTACAACGGCTGGACAGAGAAAGATGAGGAAACATTGTTCCACTTGCTTTCCGAAACTAAAGCGAAATTCATTCTTTCAACATGGCATCATAACGATTGGAGAAAAAATGAGATGATTGATAAATTCTGGAAGAAATTCAATATCATTACTAGGGATCACTTCTATCATAATGGTGCCAGTATGGAGAACAGGAGGACAATCGTTGAGGCGTTGGTCTGCAATTTCGATATAGATACGATTGCACAGCACAACCACGGGGTAAAATCACAATCACAGGCCGAGCAATTAACCATTCCTTGGAATTATAGTGTGGGACATAACATTCCATAA
- the secD gene encoding protein translocase subunit SecD, with translation MKSTTTRLILIALSIIAAGFFLWPTYRFYSLDSERNALDSIARVKWDSIHREDWEDARAKRIKLGLDLQGGIYITMEVDAPALLLETANRDAIDDPFRKAIEATESEAKLSDEPVIDIFARNFKQHVGPTGHTLLDYYTDLNLGEDISDEAILAKLGQNINEAVNQAEEVIRRRIDRYGVTEPSITKTGRRIIVELPGAKNEEEVRGLLQTTARLEFKLVKDGTDVIEVFKKIDQVLAGKVNPNDTAKKAAADTTIAKQDSGAAKIDSTAVAKKVDTAKKGDSAKKAPADTNTQLAQNDSSKKTGNDSAAKPADTAGDPNDPYKGLSDEEKGKRYVADHPFSTLFQTIYRQNSDAKGEDVTAIYGGQASSFPKGQYDFYTSKAGVEKIREYLARPDVRAVIPEDMVVAFSAHGESQTNKKDDPQAIFSMFVVTRDAELTGEVITDATKNFDNMTGRPVVHMEMSDDGSDRWADITGKNIKKRVAIVLDSAVYSAPTVQNRIAGGSSQITGSRDLQEAELLAIVLKAGALKAPIKIIEERIVGPSLGEDSINKGINSMLLAALLVVLFMAMYYAFGGVVADVAVIINVYLTMAVLAALQATLTLPGIGGLVVTIGMAVDGNILIYERIREELARGRGLHQAVNDGYNKAFAAIIDTHLTTIITGIILFVFGTGPIQGFAVTLIIGILATLFTAVFMTKTVFMIMLDRGATSINFGQPKSRKVTEAQQARA, from the coding sequence GTGAAATCCACAACAACTCGTCTGATTCTTATCGCCCTGTCCATCATTGCGGCGGGCTTCTTCCTGTGGCCAACCTACAGGTTCTACTCGCTGGATAGCGAACGGAACGCCCTGGACTCCATTGCCCGGGTCAAGTGGGACTCCATCCACAGAGAAGATTGGGAGGATGCCCGCGCAAAGCGGATCAAGTTAGGGCTTGATTTGCAGGGGGGTATCTATATCACCATGGAGGTAGATGCGCCGGCATTGCTGCTGGAAACCGCCAACCGCGACGCGATTGACGACCCGTTCCGCAAAGCGATTGAGGCCACCGAGAGCGAGGCAAAACTCTCCGACGAACCGGTGATTGACATCTTCGCCCGCAATTTCAAGCAACACGTTGGCCCAACCGGCCACACGCTGCTGGATTATTACACGGACCTGAATCTTGGCGAAGACATCAGCGATGAAGCGATCCTTGCCAAGCTGGGGCAGAACATCAACGAGGCCGTGAACCAGGCCGAAGAGGTGATCCGCCGCCGCATTGACCGCTACGGCGTTACCGAGCCATCAATCACCAAAACCGGGCGCCGCATCATTGTGGAGCTTCCTGGTGCGAAGAACGAGGAAGAAGTGCGCGGCCTGCTGCAGACCACCGCACGTCTAGAGTTCAAGCTGGTGAAAGATGGGACCGATGTGATTGAGGTCTTCAAGAAAATTGACCAAGTGCTGGCCGGGAAAGTCAACCCGAACGACACCGCCAAGAAGGCGGCTGCCGACACCACCATTGCCAAACAGGACAGCGGCGCGGCCAAGATTGACAGCACTGCAGTGGCAAAGAAAGTGGACACTGCCAAGAAGGGCGACTCCGCCAAGAAGGCACCAGCCGACACGAACACCCAGCTTGCCCAAAACGACAGCAGCAAGAAAACCGGAAACGACAGCGCGGCAAAACCTGCCGACACCGCTGGCGACCCGAACGACCCATACAAGGGGCTAAGCGACGAGGAGAAAGGGAAGCGGTACGTGGCCGATCATCCATTCTCCACCTTGTTCCAGACGATCTACCGCCAAAACTCGGACGCAAAAGGGGAGGATGTGACGGCGATTTACGGAGGCCAAGCCAGCAGCTTCCCAAAAGGGCAGTATGATTTCTACACCAGCAAAGCCGGTGTGGAGAAAATCCGCGAATACTTGGCGCGCCCCGATGTCCGTGCGGTGATCCCTGAGGATATGGTGGTGGCATTCTCGGCCCACGGCGAAAGCCAAACCAACAAGAAAGATGACCCGCAGGCAATCTTCAGCATGTTCGTTGTCACCCGCGATGCCGAGCTAACCGGCGAGGTCATCACCGACGCGACGAAGAACTTCGACAACATGACGGGCCGCCCTGTGGTCCACATGGAGATGAGCGACGACGGATCCGACCGCTGGGCCGACATCACCGGAAAGAACATCAAGAAGCGGGTGGCGATTGTGCTGGACTCGGCGGTCTATTCGGCACCAACCGTGCAAAACCGCATCGCCGGCGGAAGCTCCCAGATCACCGGCTCGCGCGATCTTCAAGAGGCCGAGCTTCTTGCAATCGTCCTGAAAGCTGGTGCGTTAAAAGCACCGATTAAAATCATCGAAGAACGGATCGTTGGCCCGTCGCTTGGTGAGGACTCCATCAATAAAGGGATCAACTCGATGTTGCTTGCCGCTTTGTTGGTGGTGCTGTTCATGGCGATGTATTACGCCTTCGGTGGGGTGGTTGCCGATGTGGCGGTGATTATTAACGTCTATCTAACAATGGCGGTGCTTGCCGCGCTGCAAGCCACGCTGACGCTTCCTGGCATTGGCGGCTTGGTGGTCACCATCGGCATGGCAGTGGATGGCAACATCCTGATCTACGAGCGCATCCGCGAGGAGCTTGCGCGCGGGCGCGGATTGCACCAAGCGGTCAACGACGGCTACAACAAAGCGTTCGCCGCAATTATTGATACCCACTTGACCACGATCATCACCGGTATCATCCTGTTTGTGTTCGGCACCGGTCCAATCCAGGGCTTTGCCGTGACGCTTATCATCGGTATTCTGGCCACCCTGTTCACGGCGGTCTTTATGACCAAAACAGTCTTTATGATTATGCTGGATCGGGGGGCAACCTCGATCAACTTTGGCCAACCGAAGTCTCGCAAAGTCACCGAAGCCCAACAGGCCCGCGCCTAA
- the lpxB gene encoding lipid-A-disaccharide synthase → MSNNPILIISGEQSGETYAGLLVRELQRINPALKFYGTGGERMKEAGVELLHHINQMAVVGISEVVRKYRTLRGIFTDVVNSIPNHSPQLAILVDYPGFNLKLAAVLKERGIPVVWFMAPQVWAWKESRVKQMRRVIDTLVVGFKFEVEYFRGHGIAANYFGHPLVDLLTELESQKRAALPNSIPTIAYLPGSRKGEIARHWPLVREVAALLGERFRHVVQRAPSIPPDLLLGNGANIEILSQPHSALMQADVALVKSGTSTMEATIFGVPYALFYRTSAINFAIFSRLAKVRQLGIANIIAGKEIVREFLQTDATPQRLADEIRRLATDAGYRQQVAADLLQVRNSLEAPGVHARIAEHIASTYGLRPATAR, encoded by the coding sequence ATGTCCAACAACCCAATTCTTATCATCAGCGGCGAGCAATCGGGGGAGACGTATGCCGGGCTGCTGGTTCGCGAACTGCAGCGGATCAACCCTGCGCTCAAGTTTTACGGAACGGGAGGGGAGAGGATGAAGGAAGCAGGGGTGGAGTTGCTCCATCACATCAACCAGATGGCGGTGGTGGGGATCAGCGAAGTTGTGCGGAAGTACCGGACCCTTCGGGGAATCTTTACGGATGTGGTGAACTCCATCCCAAACCACTCCCCACAACTGGCAATCTTGGTGGATTACCCTGGCTTCAACCTGAAATTGGCTGCGGTGCTGAAGGAGCGCGGGATCCCGGTTGTTTGGTTCATGGCTCCGCAAGTCTGGGCCTGGAAGGAGTCCCGCGTGAAGCAGATGCGCCGGGTGATTGACACGCTGGTTGTTGGCTTCAAGTTCGAGGTGGAGTATTTCCGGGGGCATGGCATCGCCGCCAACTACTTTGGGCATCCGCTGGTTGATCTTCTCACGGAATTGGAATCGCAAAAGCGGGCTGCATTGCCGAACTCCATCCCAACCATTGCCTACTTGCCGGGGAGCCGAAAAGGGGAGATTGCGCGCCATTGGCCGCTGGTGAGGGAGGTGGCGGCGTTGTTGGGCGAGCGGTTCCGGCACGTGGTGCAGCGTGCCCCTTCGATACCGCCGGATCTGCTTCTGGGGAACGGAGCCAACATCGAAATTCTTAGCCAACCCCACAGCGCGCTGATGCAGGCCGATGTCGCGTTGGTGAAATCGGGAACCTCCACAATGGAGGCAACGATTTTTGGGGTGCCGTACGCGTTGTTCTACCGGACCTCCGCCATCAACTTTGCGATCTTCAGCCGGCTTGCAAAGGTTCGGCAGCTGGGGATAGCGAACATCATTGCGGGGAAGGAGATCGTTCGGGAATTCCTGCAAACGGATGCCACCCCGCAACGCTTGGCCGATGAAATCCGAAGGCTGGCCACCGATGCCGGCTATCGCCAGCAAGTGGCGGCGGATTTGCTGCAGGTCCGCAACAGTTTGGAGGCCCCGGGCGTGCACGCACGCATTGCCGAGCATATCGCCAGCACGTACGGTTTGCGCCCAGCAACTGCCCGGTAG
- the rpmG gene encoding 50S ribosomal protein L33 has protein sequence MRDIITLECTECKRRNYTATKNKKKQSGRVEYKKFCKWDNKRTVHKETR, from the coding sequence ATGCGCGACATCATTACACTGGAATGCACCGAGTGCAAGCGTCGTAACTACACCGCGACGAAAAACAAGAAGAAGCAATCAGGGCGTGTGGAATACAAAAAATTCTGCAAGTGGGACAACAAACGCACCGTCCACAAAGAAACACGCTAA
- a CDS encoding sigma-70 family RNA polymerase sigma factor produces MASSPRQQRTTVTEEWLYLIEVANPILLRWLRWNVSEEYAREEILSEAKAKAWLEFHQWDPERSFTYWMLGILKHEAQKYQRREQRKGGASINHESFDENIHVGVGVGVGVGVGVGVGVGVGVGVFIDAHIDWERIKNVLSEEEQMIVYYHFGLLYSYKEIAQELGKSEEAIRQKGNRAKEKLKRNFPELHDLY; encoded by the coding sequence ATGGCCTCCTCGCCCCGCCAGCAAAGAACAACAGTAACGGAAGAATGGTTGTACCTTATTGAAGTTGCTAATCCCATACTTTTGAGATGGCTTCGATGGAATGTGAGCGAAGAATATGCACGAGAAGAAATCCTTAGTGAAGCAAAAGCAAAAGCGTGGTTAGAATTTCACCAGTGGGATCCAGAACGAAGTTTCACATACTGGATGCTCGGAATTCTTAAACATGAAGCTCAAAAATATCAACGCAGGGAGCAGCGAAAAGGAGGAGCCAGTATAAACCATGAATCATTTGATGAAAATATCCACGTGGGAGTGGGAGTGGGAGTGGGAGTGGGAGTGGGAGTGGGAGTGGGAGTGGGAGTGGGAGTGGGAGTATTCATTGACGCACACATAGATTGGGAGAGAATCAAGAATGTGTTGAGTGAAGAAGAACAGATGATTGTCTATTACCACTTTGGGCTACTCTATAGTTATAAAGAGATTGCTCAGGAACTTGGAAAGAGTGAGGAAGCAATACGACAAAAAGGGAACCGAGCGAAAGAGAAATTGAAGCGCAATTTCCCCGAATTACATGACTTGTACTAA
- a CDS encoding EcoRV family type II restriction endonuclease, whose translation MQPKDRKKYKMEFKKELESFTGKLKRYVSTENGDWAIKGFIDVYKNIYTISSDTKIVSKILEIHIFPQIVQFAESIGFNIVLAEKQNWYPDLTFIRKDDEDVKFAVDIKTTVRRNDKTAGFTLGSHGGYFKEREKSKNIQFPYNHYLGHYCIGIIYTRADSLDSLSEIQSFQVQELQEEFDLLSKKSSERQVTTIKNLKSITSVIKDFDFFAAEKWKIASDKQGSGNTANIGSILDIQDLKNENGVFSKLGEEWFDEYWMNYGSATMMKNGKPTKITTLKDFLEFKGRTDLWSKIVSKSSNKKEK comes from the coding sequence ATGCAGCCGAAGGATAGAAAGAAGTATAAAATGGAGTTTAAAAAAGAGCTTGAGAGTTTCACTGGCAAGCTCAAAAGGTATGTGTCCACTGAAAATGGTGATTGGGCAATAAAAGGTTTTATTGATGTTTATAAGAACATCTACACGATTTCTTCCGATACGAAAATCGTTTCTAAAATCCTCGAAATACACATCTTTCCGCAAATCGTGCAATTCGCTGAAAGCATTGGCTTTAATATTGTTCTTGCTGAAAAACAGAATTGGTATCCTGATTTAACGTTCATACGAAAAGATGATGAAGACGTGAAGTTTGCTGTTGATATTAAAACTACTGTCAGGAGAAATGATAAAACCGCTGGGTTTACCCTTGGTAGCCACGGAGGGTATTTTAAGGAGCGGGAAAAGAGCAAAAACATTCAGTTTCCATACAATCATTATCTAGGACATTACTGCATAGGAATTATTTACACTCGAGCAGATTCCCTTGATAGTCTTTCGGAAATTCAATCCTTTCAAGTACAAGAGCTTCAGGAAGAGTTCGACCTATTGAGCAAAAAAAGCAGTGAGCGTCAAGTGACAACGATAAAAAATCTAAAATCCATTACTTCGGTAATAAAAGACTTTGATTTCTTTGCGGCAGAGAAATGGAAAATTGCGAGCGATAAACAAGGGTCAGGGAACACGGCAAATATTGGATCAATTCTTGACATACAAGACCTGAAGAATGAAAATGGAGTTTTTAGCAAATTAGGAGAGGAATGGTTCGACGAGTATTGGATGAATTATGGCTCAGCTACGATGATGAAAAATGGCAAGCCAACAAAAATCACGACTCTCAAAGATTTTTTAGAATTCAAAGGAAGAACAGACCTTTGGAGTAAGATCGTCTCTAAATCTTCAAATAAAAAAGAAAAATGA